GGGTCCAGAGCCCAGGTGGGTGCCTGGAGGCACCCTCACTGGTTTTCAGGAGGGTCTGGTCAGCTGGTCTCCAGAACCTGGCCAGTTCAGCCTTGGCGTCTGGTGCTGGGCTGAGATCGGGCCCCTAAGGCTTGGAGTCTGTCCCATGAGGACTGAGCCCCCGTGCAGAGGGCCTGTGACCGCAGGGCTCGCTCAGCAGGGCCATGTGACAGGGGCTGAGCTGCCCTGGGCACAGATGGGGGAGCCGCAGTCTGGGCCGGGTGTGTAGGCTCTGCCATGGCAATCGGGCCCCAGGAGCCCAGCTGCTGCTCCAGGGAGACCAAGCTGCCTTCCTTAGGTCAGTGGTGGGCTTTGCCATGGGCTCCCCTGTGTATCTGTGACCTAGCTCTGGGCCTTGAGGATGGCTGAGTGTGCAGCCCTGCCGGGGGGCTGAtaagccactggacctccagggctCTTGACTCCATTCCCAGGAAGCCTCCTCGTGGTTGACCTTCGAGGAGGCCGGAAGAGCTGTCTGTGGTTGCAGCAGCTGGCTGTGCCCTGGGGCAGTCCTCTGGAGGCCAAGCCCCAGGTCCCTTCCTCGGGACGTCTGGCTGTTGACCCATGGACCTGTGGTGGGGCGGACCTGTGGTGGGGCAGGTGGAAGGAGGGCGGTTGGGCCAGTGCTGGCAGGCCGGGTGGGAACATCTCCCATGTCCCCCAGCACAGCGACTCAGACTCCGACCCTGAGTGCACGTCCCTGCCGTCATCAATCCCCAGCGCCGTGCCGGTGACTGGAGAGTCCTTCTGCGACTGTGACAGCCAGAGCGAGGCCTTCTGCGGCAGCCTGCACACTGCCCACCGGGGCCGGGACTGCCGCTGCGGCGAGGAGGACGAGTGTGAGTGCGGGGCTGCGGCAggcgggcgggcaggcgggcaggTGGCCTCCGGGCAGGCTGGGGCTCAGCTGGGCGTCTCGCTCTCGCAGATTTCGACTGGGTCTGGGATGACCTGAACAAGTCCTCGGCCACCCTGCTGAGCTGTGACAACCGGAAGGTCAGCTTCCACATGGAGTACAGCTGTGGCACGGCAGCCATCCGGGGCAccaaggagctgggggagggccAGCACTTCTGGGAGATCAAGATGACGTCGCCCGTCTACGGCACCGACATGGTGAGTGGCCGGCGGGGCTGGGAGGCGGGGGTGCTACCAGGCACTTCGGtcccctgccccctctgcccAGCCCCCTGTTCCCAGATGGTGGGCATCGGGACGTCGGATGTGGACCTGGACAAGTACCACCACACGTTCTGCAGCCTGCTTGGCCGGGACGAGGACAGCTGGGGCCTCTCCTACACAGGTGCGTGGGGCCCAGGTGGGCAGAGCTGGCACCCCCCGGGCTGCAGGTCTCACCCCAACCCTGCTGCCCCCAGGCCTCCTCCACCACAAGGGCGACAAGACGAGCTTCTCCTCGAGGTTCGGCCAGGGCTCCATCATCGGCGTGCACCTGGACACCTGGCACGGGACGCTGACCTTTTTCAAGAACAGGAAGTGCATAGGTGAGGGCGAGCCCTACCGCGGCTGCCGGGAGCGGGGTCCGAGCCCTGGGGGGAGCTGAGAGCCCTGAggcttccccccctcccccaggcgtGGCGGCCACGCAGCTGCAGAACAAGAGGTTCTACCCGATGGTGTGCTCCACGGCGGCCAAGAGCAGCATGAAGGTGATCCGCTCGTGCGCCAGCGTCACGTCCCTGCAGTACCTGTGCTGCTACCGCCTGCGCCAGCTGCGGCCCGGCTCCGGGGACACGCTCGAGGGCCTGCCCCTGCCGCCCGGCCTCAAGCAGGTGCTGCATCACAAGCTGGGCTGGGTCCTCAGCATGAGTCGCCAGCCTCCTGCGCCCGCGGCCAGCGGCCCCGAGCCCCGGCACTGCCAGCGGAAGCGCTGCCGAAGGACCTAGCCTGCTTCCTGATCGAGACCCCCGGGGCTGGGACAGCGCAGTCCTCGCCCCGCCTGTGGACTGCCCCAGGGCCGCCGAGGGGAGGACCGAGCTGAGGTCTGTCCCGCTGCCCCTCTGCTGCCTGAGGATAGGACGGGCCTCACTGCAGGGGCTCGGGGCTATCAGCCCTATGACCCCGAGACCCAGCCTGTGTGCTCCGGTGCTGGGCGTGAGAGCAGCCGCCGCCCCAGCACATCTGGGCTCAGGCCTGGGGGGctggcaggggaggggctggggggctgtGGTTCGCTGCCTGCGAGGAGGACGCTCCTTGAGGTCGGCTCTCCCTGCCACCACCGGCCTCAGGTTTTTCTTAACTTGCTTTGCATGTCGTCAGCTCTGTTCCTCCTGTCTGAGGCTGAAAGCGACCATAATAAACTAAGTCTGATGTCCACCTGCCTATAGAATGAAGGGGGTCAAAGTGAGGCCTGGGGCTCATAGGTGTTCGCGCTTGTCTCCTCTTGGGCCCTCATGGTACCCTGGGAGAGGTGGCCTGGTTCTTTCTCATCCCTCTAAACCTTGTCTCAAAAATGAAgattcccccaccccagcctcccagtGATGGGAGTTTCCCCTGTGGGACCCGAGCCCCCACAGCCAGTCCTACTGGTGCCAGCCCTCGGCCAGCGTGCACAGGTCCAGGGCACGTGAGTCCCACCCCCCCACCGTCTCGAGACCTTCCACCGGCGAGCAAAGAATTTCCTCTTCTCCCAGTTATGCAAGATttctctctgctgccccctcATCTCCCAGCTCGGGGTCAGACTCGACCAAGAGCCCCGAGAGCCCCAGGTGCAGGGCGCACCACCCCCCGTGGTTTCCCGCGGGTCCCCTGGGCGGCCGTGATCACTCCTGCCGCAGGCGGGGGGGGcctgtgtgaccccacaggcgTGGTCAGGAACCCAGGTCCAGCAGGAGGTCGGGGTCAGTCGTGGTCAGGAAGAGGCAGATGCGGCGGGAGAGGTCGGGCCCCACCCTGCGGGGCGGCACACCCTTGCCCGTCTTCACCGGGAGGTCAGCCAGCAGGGCCAGGCGCTCCTGCTCTGTGCCACAGGCCATGTACGCCTAGGGCGGGCGCAGGGGTGAGTGGCAGGCCTTGCGGAGCCGGCCCCGTTCCTGGGGTTTGGGTGAGGGCGGGCACCCACCTGCTGCAGCAGGCGGGGGGATGGGAAGGCACTGACAACAGTGTCAGCCACGGCTGGGCTGACGCGGTTGaactgcctgacctgcctccaccaggctccccgcAGCCCTGCGCCATCTCTGGCCACTCGCTCGCCTGCCGCCCAGCGCCCAGAAGTGCAGAAGAGGAAGGCCCCAGACTCCCGGGCCtgcctggtgggggggggggtgcagggaGGTGCTAGAGGCTCCTCACCTCTGCCAagcaccccaccccctgctcagCAGAGCCTGGGACCCCTCGGACACGCCCCCCCCCACCCGCAGCTCCCAGAAGGGAGAGGGTCACGCACTTGAAGGGGCGCTGGGCGAGGGCCTTGGTGAAGGCACACACGTGCTGGCTCAGCTCCTGCCAGGAGGCCACCAGCAGCACGTCCACGTTTGCCCAGAGCTGCAGGTGCACCAGGGCCTAGGTGGGAGTGACCGTGGTGTGGGGCATGGGGTTCCCCAACAACACATGCCCCCATGGGCCACACCGGCCCCCGACGCGCCCTGGACAGCAGCCCAGGACCAGGTCCCAGGCCCACCTCACCGTCTCACCTCCTCCACCTCAGGCCAGCCGACCGCCCCCTTGGTGCGAGTGACCGCTGGACGCCCTGGCTGCCGCAtctcctgggctctgggctgCTGAGACCTGGGCAGACGGACAGTCCCTCTGGCCCCTCACCCTCCCTgaccctcttccctccccccgAGCCACCCAGGGGAGGGGGTCAGCTGTGAAGCCAGCCCCCAGAGCCACCCTGCCTTCCCCCTGAACCCTCCCGTCCCAGTGAGGTGGGCCAAGGGTGTCAGGGTGACCAGTACCACAGGTAAGCGTCCAGACCGATGACAGCCAGGTGGAGGCAGGCAGGGCTCTCAGGTGTGACCCAGGGCACAGAACAGGTCGGGCCACATACCTGCATGCCAAGGAGGCTCACCTGTTCCTCGGGGCTGTGGCAGGCGGGGCCCACCGGCCAGCACCAGCTTGCAGGAAGCAAGCAAAGTCCTTCCAAGAAGGACCCCTCGGTgctgggagggggcggggtggaCTCCTCCGCCCGGCCTGCTCCCTCAGAAAACCAGCCCTGTGCTTCCCACAGGGAGGTCTACGAAAGTCCCCAGGTACATCCCAGGCACCTAGAAGACTTGGAATgaagccccctccccatccctggcccacctctgcctggcacagagcaggtgcttGATGAACTGTGAACCCTGAGACCCAGAGCCTGGCAGATGGTCCGGCCTAAACATACTCTGGTGCAAACGTCAGCTGAGAGAGCAATCCCTATTTCTCGTGCCAGGGGGGCTGGGTTGTGGGGTGTCACAAGGCCGACTGCACAGCCAGCCCGTGGCTCTGGTCCCCAGGCCCCCACCCGCAGTTGACCACCTAACTTCTGACTCAGGACTCAAGAGAACCTGCCTCATCGTGGCTTCTACGGTCTAGAAGCAGCTGTGGCTCCCATCTGCTGCCAGCCCAAGAGCCCAGCAGTTTCCCCCAGTTCAGCCCTGACGCCCAAGGCAGAGCACCCAGCCCTGCCATCTGCCGACAAGGCTCTCCTCCCACTCCGCCGCCGCACCTGGGTCAGCTGGACCACTCCGCGCACAAACTCTTCAggctccagcagcagcagcacgtggGGCTCATCCTCAGCCCACACCTCAGGGGGCACCTGGGGGACATGGGGGGTGCTGCTGCCCACCCCGGGCCACAGTCCGGGCCCCCAGGAGTCCCGGGGCTCACATAGGTTCTCCCCGGGCCGCTCTCCACCAGCCCAACATCCCGACTTCTACTAACACCGAGCCAGAGGGCCAGGCGGCTACGCCTGCGGCCACAGCCTGGACGGGCTGGGAGGGCCGGTCCCTCAGCGCGGCCCTTCCTTCAGGCTCTGGGTCCCAGCCTTTAACCGCCCGCTCCGCGCCCCCCATTCTCAGTTCGCTGCTTTGGGAAACGTGCCTCTCAGAGCATCTCTGCTACGTTAAAACACCCAACCCAGGGCTGCACTCGGCCCCCACCCCCGGGACACTCACACCGCGCGGGCAAGGGTCTGGGCTCGCTCGGCTCCAGCGGAGGCTCCGCGCCGGGCGCTGCGGCTCCACGCGGGGCTCACAGCCCAGGGCGTGCAGGGCCTCCATCAAGGTATCGGCACCCGCGTCTTCCAGGACGGCTGGGACGGGGCGCAAGGAGTCCGGCGGTCACTGCTCCCTCCCCCGCGCGGACACCGGACACCCACCGCCCGGACAGCGCGCTGCCAGCACTGACCCCCGGCCGGCTCCCAGGGCGCAGGGCGGAGTCCGTCCAACCGGGTCCCCCAAGGCCGGGCTCCCACCCGAGCGGCTCCCCGCACCTGGGTCCACGAGCACCGCCAGGCGACGCACCGCCTGCCAGGGCCGCAGCCACCGCAGCGCCTCGGCCGCCGGCCTGCGCTCTCCCGCCGGGTCCCGAGTCGTCGCGGGGGTCTCCGCGCTAGCCGGACCCTCGGCGTCCGAGTCCGAGATCTCCCACGTCGGGGGCCGCCGCTGTTCCCGGCCCCGGCGGGCGCCCCCGGCCCTCCCGGGCCCTGCCCTCGCCATGGCCCGCCCGGCCCCTTCTCCACTTCCGGCCGCGCCCGGACTCCTTTGCAGGGGACACCCGCCGCTTCCGGCGCCAGGCGGGTCTGCAGCGCGGCGGCGGGGGCATCTTCCGGCCGGACCGTGGAGGCCGCCCCGGCCATGGCGCGGAGGAAGGTGCGGCCGCGGCTGATCGCCGAGCTGGCCCGCCGTGTGCGGGCCCTGCGCGAGCAGCGGGAGCGGCCGCGCGACTCGGTGCGCTACGCCCTGGACTACGAGACGCTGATGCGGCCGCACTCGGGCCGCAAGCTGCCCATGCGAGCCTGGATCGACGTGCGCCGCGAGAGTCGGCTCCTGCAACTGCTCGGCCGCCTCCCGTTCTTCGGCCTGGGCCGCCTGGTCACGCGCAAGTCCTGGCTGTGGCAGCACGACGAGCCGTGCTACTGGCGCCTCACGCGGGTCCGGCCGGACTACACGGCGCAGGTGCGCGCACCGCGAGCTCCGCGCCGCTCCCGGCCCCGCGGGGCTCCGGCGCCTCCCCTGCGAGCCGCTGAGTGGGAGGGGGTCTCCTGTCGCCCGACCCCTGGGCGAGCGCTTTCCGAGCTGACCTCCTCCCCTACTTGCTTTACAGAACCTGGACCACGGGAAGGCCTGGGGCATCCTGACCTTCAAAGGTAAGGCGTCGGAGACTCGGTGGGGAGGCTGCCCGCAACAGGTTGTTCCGGCAATGTCTGAGCAAAGGTCCCCGGTCTCCTCTCCCCAGGAAAGACGGAGAGTGAGGCCCGGGAGATCGAGCAGGTCATGTACCACGACTGGCGGCTGGTGCCCAAGCACGAGGAGGAGGCCTTCACCTCTTTCACGCCGGCGCCGGAGGAGACGCCGCTCCCCGTCCCCTACCCGCCGCTCCTCCGGGCCATGATTCTAGCAGAGCGACAGAAAAACGGAGACCCCAGCACGGAGG
The sequence above is drawn from the Cervus canadensis isolate Bull #8, Minnesota chromosome 32, ASM1932006v1, whole genome shotgun sequence genome and encodes:
- the SPSB3 gene encoding SPRY domain-containing SOCS box protein 3 isoform X2; its protein translation is MARRPRSSRAWHFVLSAARRDADARAVALAGTANWGYDSDGQHSDSDSDPECTSLPSSIPSAVPVTGESFCDCDSQSEAFCGSLHTAHRGRDCRCGEEDEYFDWVWDDLNKSSATLLSCDNRKVSFHMEYSCGTAAIRGTKELGEGQHFWEIKMTSPVYGTDMMVGIGTSDVDLDKYHHTFCSLLGRDEDSWGLSYTGLLHHKGDKTSFSSRFGQGSIIGVHLDTWHGTLTFFKNRKCIGVAATQLQNKRFYPMVCSTAAKSSMKVIRSCASVTSLQYLCCYRLRQLRPGSGDTLEGLPLPPGLKQVLHHKLGWVLSMSRQPPAPAASGPEPRHCQRKRCRRT
- the MRPS34 gene encoding 28S ribosomal protein S34, mitochondrial, with protein sequence MARRKVRPRLIAELARRVRALREQRERPRDSVRYALDYETLMRPHSGRKLPMRAWIDVRRESRLLQLLGRLPFFGLGRLVTRKSWLWQHDEPCYWRLTRVRPDYTAQNLDHGKAWGILTFKGKTESEAREIEQVMYHDWRLVPKHEEEAFTSFTPAPEETPLPVPYPPLLRAMILAERQKNGDPSTEEPMLSLERIRTDPWDYPENQEAKKKTKGTAV
- the SPSB3 gene encoding SPRY domain-containing SOCS box protein 3 isoform X1: MARRPRSSRAWHFVLSAARRDADARAVALAGTANWGYDSDGQHSDSDSDPECTSLPSSIPSAVPVTGESFCDCDSQSEAFCGSLHTAHRGRDCRCGEEDEYFDWVWDDLNKSSATLLSCDNRKVSFHMEYSCGTAAIRGTKELGEGQHFWEIKMTSPVYGTDMVSGRRGWEAGVLPGTSVPCPLCPAPCSQMVGIGTSDVDLDKYHHTFCSLLGRDEDSWGLSYTGLLHHKGDKTSFSSRFGQGSIIGVHLDTWHGTLTFFKNRKCIGVAATQLQNKRFYPMVCSTAAKSSMKVIRSCASVTSLQYLCCYRLRQLRPGSGDTLEGLPLPPGLKQVLHHKLGWVLSMSRQPPAPAASGPEPRHCQRKRCRRT
- the EME2 gene encoding probable crossover junction endonuclease EME2 — its product is MARAGPGRAGGARRGREQRRPPTWEISDSDAEGPASAETPATTRDPAGERRPAAEALRWLRPWQAVRRLAVLVDPAVLEDAGADTLMEALHALGCEPRVEPQRPARSLRWSRASPDPCPRGVPPEVWAEDEPHVLLLLEPEEFVRGVVQLTQVCGPTCSVPWVTPESPACLHLAVIGLDAYLWSQQPRAQEMRQPGRPAVTRTKGAVGWPEVEEALVHLQLWANVDVLLVASWQELSQHVCAFTKALAQRPFKQARESGAFLFCTSGRWAAGERVARDGAGLRGAWWRQVRQFNRVSPAVADTVVSAFPSPRLLQQAYMACGTEQERLALLADLPVKTGKGVPPRRVGPDLSRRICLFLTTTDPDLLLDLGS